In Rhodococcus pseudokoreensis, the DNA window CCGCGGACGCAGTTCGTGACAGTAGTTCTCCCGCCCTCGCCTGCAGTTGCGGCATTCCCCGCACGACCAGACGCCGTGGACCACCACGGACTCGCCGATCCACGACCGGTCGGCGTCCGGGCCCGCGCCGACCACGGTTCCGGCCACCTCGTGCCCGAGCGTGAGCGGGAGCGGGTAGTCGAACGCACCTGCGGGTGCGTCCATGACGTGCAGGTCGGATCGGCAGAGCCCGGCGGCCCGGACCTCGATCAGCAGTTCGGCGCCCCGCGGTTCGGGGACTCGGACGCGCTGGACCTGCACGGGTTCGCCCCAGCCGGTCAGGCGCACTGCTCGCATCGTTTCGACGGCCATGATCCTGTCGCCTACCTGGCTGCCCAGCCGCCGTCGACGACGAGCGTCTGCCCGGTGACGTACGAAGACGCATCCGACGCGAGGAACAGCACGGCGCCGTCCACCTCGCCTGCCCGGCCACCGCGGCCGAGCATCGTGTTGCGGCGCACCCAGTCGGCCGAGCGCTGGTTGCCGAACAGTCCGTCCGTCATTTCGGTATCGAACCATCCGGGCACGACGGCGTTGACACGGGCGCCCCGCCTACCCCACTGACCCGCCAACTCGCGGGTCAGACCGAGGATGCCCGCCTTCGACGCCGCGTAACTCGCACCGCCGATGGGCGCCGTGGACACCAGACCGATCACCGAGGAGATGTTGATGATCGAGATCCCTGCGCCCTCCGGAACGGTCGACGTGGCATACGTGGCCAGATGGAAACCCGCCGCGAGGTTGACGTCGAGAATCGACGCGAATCCGTCGGCGGTCTCGTCCTCGGCGTTCGGAGGTCCGGGCTTGCCGGCGTTGTTGACCAGGATGTCGACGTGGCCGGTTTCCTCGCGGGCGCGGTCGACGAGGCGGCGGCGGTCGGCGTCGACGGTGATGTCGCATTCGACCGGGACCACGGTGTCGACCTCCGCTGCCAGTGCCTCGAGCCGATCGACCCGGCGGGCGGCCGCGTAGACGGTGGCGCCTGCCGCCGCCAGCGTCCGCGCGAAACCCATTCCCAGTCCGGACGACGCACCCGTGACGACAGCGACGCGGCCGCTCAGCTGGAACAGCTCGGGTACCTGCATGTGGTTGGCTCCTACTCCTGTTCGTGGCACGCGCGTCAGTAGACGGCGGTGCGTCCGCCGTCGACCGGGATCACGGCGCCCGTGGTGTAGCCGGCGCGGTCCCCCGCCAGATGCACGACGAGGCCGGCGATTTCATCCGGATGCCCCAGCCGTCCGGCGGGGAGCCGGTCGGTGATCTTGCCGATGAACTCGTCGTCCCAGTCGGCTGCCATGTCGGTCGCGAATCCGCCCGGCATGATGCAGTTCACCCGCACCCGTGGCGCGTATTCCTGAGCGAACGCCATCGTCAGCGCGTTGAGGCCGTTCTTCGACGCCGCATACATCGCCTCCGGTGGGCTGGGCCGCACCGCGCCGATGCTCGAGATGTTGATGATCGAACCGCCCCCGGCCGCGCTCATCCTGGCGCCGGCCACCGCCATCAGCCGGAACGGGCCCTTGAGGTTGACTTCGATCGTCTTGTCGAACAGTGACTCGGACACCGACTCCAGTGTCGGTGACAGGGGTGCGATGCCGGCGTTGTTCACGACGACGTCCAGCTTCCCGAATCGGGTGACGATGTGTTCGACCGCAGTTTCGATCGCGTCCCACTTCCCGACGTGCAGTGCGAGCGGTTCGGCGATTCCACCGGTGTCCCGGACGATCGCACGGGCCGCGGAGACGCACGCCTCCTCCTTGCGGCTCGACACGATCACGGTCGCTCCTGCGGCGGCGAGCCCGCCGGCGATGGCGTATCCGAGCCCGCGGGTCGCCCCCGTGACGAGTGCGACCTTGCCTTTCAACTCCTGTGTCGTGTTCATGCGTACTTCTTCAGTTCGAGGCGCGCGATCGTGCGCAGGTGGACTTCGTTGGGGCCGTCGGCGATCTGCAGTGCCCGGGTGATCGCGTACAGCCGGGCGAGGATCGTGTCGTCACTCACCCCCGCGGCGCCGTGCGCCTGGACGGCGTGGTCGACCACGCGATGCGCAACCTCCATCGCGGCCACCTTGATCGCCGCGACCTCCGAGCGGGCCGCGGCGTTGCCGCGGGTGTCCATCAGCCACGACGACTGAAGGACCAGCAGCCGGATCTGGTCGATCTCCATCCGGCTCCGCGCAATCCATTCACGCACCACACCGCGATCGGCGAGAGGTCCGCCGAAAGCGGTGCGCTGCAGGACTCGCCGGCACATCAGGTCGAGGGCGCGTTCGGCCATGCCGATCGCGCGCATCGCGT includes these proteins:
- a CDS encoding SDR family NAD(P)-dependent oxidoreductase, whose amino-acid sequence is MQVPELFQLSGRVAVVTGASSGLGMGFARTLAAAGATVYAAARRVDRLEALAAEVDTVVPVECDITVDADRRRLVDRAREETGHVDILVNNAGKPGPPNAEDETADGFASILDVNLAAGFHLATYATSTVPEGAGISIINISSVIGLVSTAPIGGASYAASKAGILGLTRELAGQWGRRGARVNAVVPGWFDTEMTDGLFGNQRSADWVRRNTMLGRGGRAGEVDGAVLFLASDASSYVTGQTLVVDGGWAAR
- a CDS encoding SDR family NAD(P)-dependent oxidoreductase, with product MNTTQELKGKVALVTGATRGLGYAIAGGLAAAGATVIVSSRKEEACVSAARAIVRDTGGIAEPLALHVGKWDAIETAVEHIVTRFGKLDVVVNNAGIAPLSPTLESVSESLFDKTIEVNLKGPFRLMAVAGARMSAAGGGSIINISSIGAVRPSPPEAMYAASKNGLNALTMAFAQEYAPRVRVNCIMPGGFATDMAADWDDEFIGKITDRLPAGRLGHPDEIAGLVVHLAGDRAGYTTGAVIPVDGGRTAVY